One segment of Heteronotia binoei isolate CCM8104 ecotype False Entrance Well chromosome 18, APGP_CSIRO_Hbin_v1, whole genome shotgun sequence DNA contains the following:
- the ASPA gene encoding aspartoacylase isoform X1, translating into MSNEQSFKSLHRMTSSQVVREVPLRRTAIFGGTHGNELSGVFLVKRWQEDGTEIQRPGLEVKPFLANPRAVEKCCRYIDCDLNRVFDAENLGMKVTEDTPYEVKRAQEINSMFGPKGSCEEAYDLIFDLHNTTANMGSTLILETSRDHFTIQLCHYIKAALAPETCAVFLIEHSNLKYATTRSIAKYPVGVEVGPQPQGVLRADVLDKMRKIVRHGLDFIHIFNAGTEFPPCTLEVYKITEKVDYPRNKDNEITAIVHPNLQDQDWQPLNPGDPMFLTFEGKTIPYEGDSVVYPAFVNEAAYYEKNQAFIKTVKQKLSAKGIRACLS; encoded by the exons ATGTCGAATGAG CAGTCCTTCAAGTCGCTGCATAGAATGACTTCCTCACAGGTTGTACGAGAAgttcccctgagaaggactgcTATCTTTGGAGGGACTCATGGCAACGAGTTGTCAGGGGTGTTTCTGGTCAAACGCTGGCAGGAAGACGGGACTGAGATTCAAAGACCGGGGTTGGAGGTGAAGCCTTTTCTTGCCAATCCAAGAGCCGTTGAAAAATGTTGCCGGTATATTGACTGTGACCTGAACCGCGTTTTTGACGCTGAGAATCTTGG GATGAAAGTTACAGAGGATACTCCGTATGAAGTGAAAAGGGCTCAAGAAATCAATTCCATGTTCGGTCCAAAAGGTAGCTGCGAAGAAGCCTATGACCTTATCTTTGATCTTCACAACACAACAGCTAATATGGGCAGCACTTTGATACTGGAAACCTCCAGGGACCACTTTACCATTCAGCTGTGTCATTATATTAAG GCTGCTTTGGCTCCAGAAACCTGTGCCGTTTTCCTGATCGAGCATTCCAACCTGAAATATGCAACGACCCGGTCTATAGCAAAATATCCTGTTG GTGTGGAAGTTGGTCCTCAGCCCCAAGGAGTTCTTAGAGCGGACGTTTTGGATAAAATGAGGAAGATCGTCAGACACGGCCTTGACTTCATACACATTTTCAATGCAG GGACAGAATTTCCACCGTGCACActtgaggtttacaaaataacgGAGAAAGTCGACTACCCCAGAAACAAAGACAATGAGATAACTGCCATCGTTCACCCTAACTTGCAG GACCAAGACTGGCAGCCTCTCAACCCAGGTGATCCGATGTTTTTGACTTTCGAAGGAAAGACAATCCCCTACGAAGGAGATTCCGTTGTGTATCCGGCGTTTGTGAACGAAGCCGCTTATTACGAGAAGAATCAAGCTTTCATAAAAACTGTAAAACAAAAATTAAGTGCCAAAGGCATTAGAGCCTGTCTCTCTTAG
- the ASPA gene encoding aspartoacylase isoform X2, with translation MSNEQSFKSLHRMTSSQVVREVPLRRTAIFGGTHGNELSGVFLVKRWQEDGTEIQRPGLEVKPFLANPRAVEKCCRYIDCDLNRVFDAENLGMKVTEDTPYEVKRAQEINSMFGPKGSCEEAYDLIFDLHNTTANMGSTLILETSRDHFTIQLCHYIKAALAPETCAVFLIEHSNLKYATTRSIAKYPVGTEFPPCTLEVYKITEKVDYPRNKDNEITAIVHPNLQDQDWQPLNPGDPMFLTFEGKTIPYEGDSVVYPAFVNEAAYYEKNQAFIKTVKQKLSAKGIRACLS, from the exons ATGTCGAATGAG CAGTCCTTCAAGTCGCTGCATAGAATGACTTCCTCACAGGTTGTACGAGAAgttcccctgagaaggactgcTATCTTTGGAGGGACTCATGGCAACGAGTTGTCAGGGGTGTTTCTGGTCAAACGCTGGCAGGAAGACGGGACTGAGATTCAAAGACCGGGGTTGGAGGTGAAGCCTTTTCTTGCCAATCCAAGAGCCGTTGAAAAATGTTGCCGGTATATTGACTGTGACCTGAACCGCGTTTTTGACGCTGAGAATCTTGG GATGAAAGTTACAGAGGATACTCCGTATGAAGTGAAAAGGGCTCAAGAAATCAATTCCATGTTCGGTCCAAAAGGTAGCTGCGAAGAAGCCTATGACCTTATCTTTGATCTTCACAACACAACAGCTAATATGGGCAGCACTTTGATACTGGAAACCTCCAGGGACCACTTTACCATTCAGCTGTGTCATTATATTAAG GCTGCTTTGGCTCCAGAAACCTGTGCCGTTTTCCTGATCGAGCATTCCAACCTGAAATATGCAACGACCCGGTCTATAGCAAAATATCCTGTTG GGACAGAATTTCCACCGTGCACActtgaggtttacaaaataacgGAGAAAGTCGACTACCCCAGAAACAAAGACAATGAGATAACTGCCATCGTTCACCCTAACTTGCAG GACCAAGACTGGCAGCCTCTCAACCCAGGTGATCCGATGTTTTTGACTTTCGAAGGAAAGACAATCCCCTACGAAGGAGATTCCGTTGTGTATCCGGCGTTTGTGAACGAAGCCGCTTATTACGAGAAGAATCAAGCTTTCATAAAAACTGTAAAACAAAAATTAAGTGCCAAAGGCATTAGAGCCTGTCTCTCTTAG